A window from Musa acuminata AAA Group cultivar baxijiao unplaced genomic scaffold, Cavendish_Baxijiao_AAA HiC_scaffold_1139, whole genome shotgun sequence encodes these proteins:
- the LOC135583601 gene encoding uncharacterized protein LOC135583601 produces MRRFFSLRSSTSNSGNSNTAAPAPNNQKKNVKVPACDGVPNASQSPKETVLKPCNRYLDDEDSLKSLDHRRSLSFSSATTNYGMEEKFLSDFSRSPSNCRNTLNHVDNCPIHCQSSTPERASRKKRGDLAAIQYTRDVEFDSSGSRENCSSGNSSCGSPVPLRCRASHMSTSNKTEFHDFYIDGEPRVKFNQDHTSHSSGTEVDGCLADKNVLPCPVRPPRVQYMKPMPPTYDKENFRSYSFRETNHLQRCSTQDWAKDDIKLASPSRKTRRNAEKLFHAFAGKFLKPQDYDSRTTTTIDDVNDDFSDAQPSLTSNGFSEMHESEITSSCEDVKDCCTEELTGFQRHKCSLRNAIMDANVDNIFNTRLQEEETNEELQRKVKELEEKLKLLSEENPEMMEYRSKSSNLTAMLKIIQNINEDRKILALELSSQIRSRLSERFSAKEIFKQSKAELDTRTRRLEKEKNEIQSSLERELDRRSNDWSLKLAKFQSEEQRLRERVRELAEQNVALQREISSLKVNEVEAQGRMLNSDRQMNELTACLEDVRTKNHDLHQSLSELQDRYSGSEEDRDCLRRCYKEKEKENKELQEVVVKLQRVCSEQEKSISGLRRGYSDDLCKKVIEEGDNISRLQMEQLRLTGVEQMLRKEVESCRLEMESLRHENISLLDRLQGTHNGYGHSFIKLDRQLHARVDHLQTQGLSLLDKNSCYLGDLLEFIKRRWYQQDTSMDFDGFSVDEYILKYQSLKRGIENFRRNLQTILTTLDEKSNLDSLLCHVQTIEDGKPRQLKSQVLEDEMLLNLRAEAILSRVLKENLCSRELEYEQLQADFATSVRARGILQTANQRLQDELSCLTHKMKDLELQILKKDETISQLHQEMQFSMRDLTSVQSVLQNVSQEKEQMWEEVKQLRKTNMLLENEVSCLRKKIETLDEDILLKEGQISILKDSMEQFVLE; encoded by the exons ATGAGAAGGTTCTTTTCACTAAGATCGTCTACATCTAATAGTGGAAATAGCAACACAGCTGCTCCTGCACCAAACAACCAAAAGAAGAATGTGAAAGTTCCAGCTTGCGATGGTGTTCCTAATGCCTCTCAATCTCCCAAGGAAACTGTTCTTAAACCGTGCAACCGGTACCTGGATGATGAGGATTCACTCAAGTCACTTGATCATCGACGGAGCCTCTCATTTTCCTCTGCCACCACCAACTATGGTATGGAAGAAAAATTCTTGAGTGACTTCAGCAGATCACCATCCAACTGTCGCAACACACTAAATCATGTTGACAACTGTCCTATTCA CTGTCAATCGTCAACACCAGAAAGAGCTTCGAGAAAAAAGAGAGGAGATCTGGCTGCCATCCAATATACACGTGATGTAGAGTTTGATTCTTCAGGCTCAAGAGAAAATTGTTCATCAGGAAATTCATCATGCGGTTCCCCTGTTCCATTAAGATGCAGAGCAAGTCATATGAGTACTTCAAACAAAACTGAATTTCATGATTTCTACATTGATGGAGAGCCTCGAGTTAAATTCAATCAAGATCATACTAGCCACTCATCCGGCACTGAAGTCGATGGCTGTTTAGCAGACAAAAATGTGCTCCCATGTCCGGTAAGGCCACCCAGAGTTCAGTACATGAAACCAATGCCACCTACCTACGATAAAGAAAACTTCAGGAGCTACTCATTTAGGGAGACAAATCATCTCCAACGTTGTTCTACTCAAGATTGGGCAAAAGATGATATTAAGCTAGCATCCCCTTCCAGAAAGACAAGAAGAAATGCTGAGAAACTATTCCATGCATTTGCTGGAAAATTTTTAAAACCACAAGATTATGACTCTAGAACAACTACGACCATAGATGATGTTAATGATGATTTCTCTGATGCACAACCGTCCTTGACCTCAAATGGCTTTTCTGAAATGCATGAATCTGAGATTACTTCTTCCTGTGAAGATGTAAAGGATTGTTGCACAGAGGAACTAACTGGTTTTCAAAGACATAAATGCTCACTTAGAAATGCAATAATGGATGCTAATGTTGATAATATATTTAACACCAGGCTGCAGGAAGAAGAAACAAATGAGGAGTTACAAAGGAAGGTAAAAGAGTTGGAGGAGAAGCTCAAGCTCCTTTCTGAAGAAAACCCTGAAATGATGGAGTACAGGAGTAAAAGTTCAAACTTAACAGCAATGCTCAAAATTATTCAGAACATCAACGAAGACAGGAAAATTTTGGCACTTGAGCTCTCATCACAAATTAGATCCAGGCTTTCAGAGAGATTTTCAGCAAAAGAGATATTTAAACAGTCTAAGGCAGAATTGGATACTAGAACAAGGCGACTTGAGAAGGAGAAGAACGAGATACAATCGAGTTTAGAGAGAGAGTTGGACAGAAGGTCAAATGACTGGTCATTGAAGCTTGCTAAGTTTCAATCTGAAGAGCAGAGGCTACGTGAACGTGTAAGAGAACTTGCTGAGCAGAACGTGGCACTTCAAAGAGAGATTTCCTCACTCAAGGTTAATGAGGTAGAAGCTCAGGGCAGGATGCTGAACTCAGACAGGCAAATGAATGAGCTGACAGCTTGTTTGGAAGACGTGAGAACAAAGAACCATGATCTTCACCAGTCCTTATCCGAGTTGCAAGACAGATATAGTGGATCAGAAGAGGATCGAGATTGTCTCAGGAGATGCTACAAGGAAAAGGAGAAGGAGAATAAGGAACTGCAAGAAGTAGTTGTAAAGCTGCAAAGAGTATGCAGTGAACAAGAGAAATCAATTAGTGGATTGCGACGAGGATACAGTGATGATTTATGTAAGAAAGTAATAGAGGAAGGTGATAACATCAGTAGGTTACAAATGGAACAGTTACGATTAACAGGTGTCGAACAGATGCTGCGAAAGGAGGTTGAGTCCTGCAGGCTTGAAATGGAATCTCTTAGGCATGAAAACATCTCCCTCTTGGACCGTCTTCAAGGTACTCATAATGGTTATGGCCACTCATTTATCAAACTTGACCGACAACTCCATGCCCGAGTAGACCACTTGCAGACTCAGGGTTTGTCGCTGCTAGATAAGAATAGCTGCTATCTTGGTGATCTGTTAGAATTTATAAAACGCAGGTGGTATCAGCAGGACACTAGCATGGATTTTGATGGATTTTCAGTGGACGAGTACATTCTGAAGTATCAGAGTCTAAAGAGAGGGATTGAGAACTTCAGAAGAAACTTGCAAACTATATTGACAACATTAGATGAGAAGTCCAATCTAGACTCATTGCTATGTCATGTGCAAACTATAGAAGATGGTAAACCAAGGCAACTGAAGAGTCAGGTGTTAGAG GATGAAATGTTGTTAAACCTGAGGGCAGAAGCCATACTATCGAGAGTATTGAAAGAGAATCTGTGCTCCAGAGAATTGGAATACGAGCAATTACAAGCTGACTTTGCAACTTCAGTTAGGGCTCGTGGCATCCTGCAAACTGCTAACCAGAGACTGCAAGATGAACTTTCTTGTCTTACCCATAAGATGAAGGACTTGGAACTTCAG ATACTGAAGAAGGATGAGACAATCTCTCAGCTCCATCAGGAGATGCAGTTTTCCATGAGGGATCTAACTTCTGTTCAGAGCGTACTCCAAAACGTCTCTCAGGAAAAGGAGCAAATGTGGGAGGAAGTGAAACAGTTGAGAAAGACTAACATGCTTCTGGAGAATGAGGTTAGTTGTCTCAGGAAGAAGATTGAGACTCTTGACGAAGACATACTTCTCAAGGAGGGCCAGATATCCATTCTGAAAGACAGCATGGAACAGTTCGTTCTAGAATGA
- the LOC135671349 gene encoding chaperone protein dnaJ 72-like translates to MDHYKTLGLGRNATKGEIKEAFRRSALKFHPDKHSQSSKEVREGASLMFKQASEAYEVLIDDRKRADYDRVWRGGYSDRWSRGASSSSSSYSYSSQYHEGRQYSYRRPPARDGVFGLDLESVFRLLTRRSFLVNMAFASVLLGAAVVVERSSETMWKMNNSGKSFEEAMESIEQNKVNKEKS, encoded by the exons ATGGATCATTACAAGACGTTAGGGTTGGGAAGGAACGCCACCAAAGGGGAGATCAAGGAGGCGTTCCGTCGATCCGCCCTCAAGTTCCACCCTGACAAGCACTCCCAGTCGTCCAAGGAGGTCAGGGAGGGAGCGTCCCTCATGTTCAAGCAGGCTTCCGAGGCCTACGAGGTCTTGATCGATGACCGCAAGCGGGCGGACTACGATCGGGTGTGGCGGGGCGGATACTCCGATCGCTGGAGCAGaggagcttcttcttcttcttcttcttattcgtaCTCTTCACAGTACCATGAGGGCCGCCAATATAGTTACCGCAGACCACCGGCGAGAGATGGCGTGTTCGGGTTGGATTTAGAGTCGGTTTTTCGGCTCCTGACGAGGCGCTCTTTTCTCGTGAATATGGCTTTTGCGAG TGTCTTGCTAGGTGCAGCAGTAGTTGTTGAGAGAAGTTCTGAAACTATGTGGAAAATGAACAATTCTGGG AAATCGTTTGAAGAAGCAATGGAGTCGATCGAACAAAATAAGGTCAATAAGGAGAAGAGTTGA